The Solibacillus isronensis genome contains a region encoding:
- the rocF gene encoding arginase, whose translation MNKKISIVGVPCDYGQQRRGVDMGPSAIRYAGLQQRLADLGYEVEDEGNIQVIEGDAAVHKDEKLLNLEEVIKVNTALAEKVLSVVKKDYIPLVLGGDHSIAIGTLAGLSMKYKNQGIIWFDAHADLNTPETTPSGNIHGMPLATSIGLGHERLTSILHAEPKIKAENIVIIGGRSIDEGERELIKSRGIKIYTMHEIDRLGMTYVMEETLKYFKQLQIDGLHLSLDLDALDPLYTPGVGTPVAGGITYRESHLAMEMIQESGLMTSAEFVEVNPILDERNKTADVAVALIGSLFGETLV comes from the coding sequence ATGAATAAGAAAATTTCAATTGTAGGGGTACCATGTGATTATGGACAACAGCGCCGTGGGGTAGATATGGGGCCAAGTGCCATTAGATATGCAGGGCTGCAGCAGCGTTTGGCTGATCTTGGATATGAAGTCGAAGATGAAGGGAATATACAAGTTATTGAGGGGGATGCAGCTGTACATAAAGATGAAAAGCTGCTTAATCTGGAAGAAGTTATTAAGGTCAATACAGCACTTGCCGAAAAAGTATTGAGTGTTGTAAAAAAGGATTACATACCGCTTGTATTAGGAGGCGACCATAGTATTGCAATTGGCACATTGGCAGGTCTCTCGATGAAATATAAAAATCAGGGCATTATCTGGTTTGATGCCCATGCAGATTTAAATACACCGGAAACAACGCCATCCGGAAATATTCATGGGATGCCCTTAGCAACAAGTATTGGGCTAGGACATGAAAGGCTAACATCAATTTTACATGCAGAACCTAAAATCAAAGCCGAAAATATTGTTATAATTGGCGGACGTTCTATCGATGAAGGCGAACGGGAGCTAATTAAGTCCAGAGGCATTAAAATTTACACTATGCATGAAATCGATCGCCTTGGAATGACATATGTAATGGAAGAAACTCTAAAATATTTTAAACAATTGCAAATAGACGGTCTTCATTTATCACTTGATTTGGACGCATTAGATCCTTTATATACTCCTGGGGTGGGAACACCTGTAGCAGGTGGAATCACTTATCGGGAAAGTCATTTAGCAATGGAAATGATCCAGGAATCCGGCTTAATGACATCGGCAGAGTTTGTAGAGGTGAATCCTATATTAGATGAACGAAATAAAACAGCAGATGTAGCGGTTGCCTTAATCGGCTCTTTATTTGGCGAAACTTTAGTATGA
- a CDS encoding alpha/beta fold hydrolase, with product MRKIAYSLAIVLLLAACSSESTDKSTAEEQTKQEVVHMEEALLGKWRGMIEIPQSPLEIILNLKESSGSLSVPAQGISDFAFESIKYNESDVAITINLGGSLIKIAGKLKNETIEGTFTQNGQSYPITLKAYTETPVTYEKLLIPVAGGELKAALQMPDKGTGELVIIHAGSGPTNKDGNTIGAGSNNSLKMIAESLAEKGIASIRFDKRGIGDNTALIKKEEELTFDLYVEDVKAIIDYAKKDDRFNEIHLLGHSEGALIMTVASQQNDVASLISIAGIGRPADEVLMEQLSASLPPNLLVESEKALQQLKAGKKVETVSGQLQSLFRPSVQPYMISWLKYDPQHEISNVNVPIIILQGKKDIQVTEKDAENLYAANNHATVHYFDKMNHVLKDVEGDRDQNLASYYNPDLPLTNGLIEEITKFIKQ from the coding sequence GTGCGAAAGATTGCTTATAGTTTAGCTATTGTGTTATTGCTGGCAGCTTGTAGTAGTGAAAGTACAGATAAGTCAACAGCGGAGGAACAAACGAAGCAGGAGGTTGTGCATATGGAGGAAGCATTATTAGGAAAATGGCGGGGGATGATTGAAATTCCGCAGTCACCTCTTGAAATTATTTTAAATTTGAAAGAGTCGAGTGGAAGTCTTTCTGTACCAGCACAAGGAATCAGTGATTTTGCATTTGAATCAATTAAGTATAATGAGTCGGATGTGGCCATCACCATTAATTTAGGCGGATCTCTAATTAAAATTGCAGGGAAGCTAAAAAATGAAACGATAGAGGGAACGTTTACGCAAAATGGACAATCCTATCCTATTACGTTGAAGGCTTATACAGAGACACCTGTTACGTATGAGAAGCTATTGATTCCTGTTGCAGGCGGAGAGCTTAAAGCAGCATTGCAAATGCCGGATAAAGGAACGGGAGAACTTGTTATAATACATGCAGGGTCAGGCCCTACAAATAAAGACGGCAATACAATAGGAGCTGGTTCGAATAATAGTTTAAAGATGATTGCAGAGAGCTTAGCGGAGAAAGGGATTGCTTCTATTCGTTTCGATAAGCGTGGAATCGGTGATAATACGGCATTAATTAAAAAAGAAGAGGAATTAACATTTGATCTGTATGTAGAAGATGTTAAAGCAATTATTGATTATGCTAAAAAGGATGACCGCTTTAATGAAATTCATCTACTAGGTCATAGTGAAGGTGCTTTGATAATGACAGTTGCTTCACAGCAAAATGACGTGGCATCTCTTATTTCGATTGCAGGTATTGGCAGACCGGCAGATGAAGTTTTAATGGAACAATTGTCAGCAAGCTTACCTCCGAATTTATTAGTGGAATCGGAAAAAGCATTGCAGCAATTAAAAGCAGGCAAAAAAGTAGAGACAGTATCTGGACAGCTCCAATCATTATTTAGACCGTCTGTTCAACCATATATGATTTCATGGCTTAAATACGATCCCCAGCATGAAATAAGCAATGTTAACGTTCCAATTATCATCCTTCAAGGAAAAAAAGATATTCAAGTAACAGAAAAAGATGCAGAAAACTTATATGCAGCAAATAATCATGCCACAGTCCATTATTTTGATAAGATGAATCATGTGTTAAAAGATGTAGAAGGCGATCGAGACCAAAATCTTGCGAGCTACTACAACCCTGATTTACCGCTAACAAATGGTCTGATCGAGGAAATTACTAAGTTTATAAAGCAGTAA